From Alligator mississippiensis isolate rAllMis1 chromosome 9, rAllMis1, whole genome shotgun sequence, one genomic window encodes:
- the KIF20A gene encoding kinesin-like protein KIF20A isoform X4 produces the protein MAQAALSPLAPALFSDEEAASSPVLESTAAELGRAARRDLLSDFSAIWPAAAGGPQADPEDGARLRVHLRVRPLTPAELEKREDQGCVCIESPETLLLRAPADSFAMRSTERGVGQAAHRFTFTQIFGPDVGQKTFFDATMKELVQDVLNGQNWLVYTYGITNSGKTHTIQGSSKDGGILPRSLALIFNSVGEQLYRAMDLKPSLSSEVAWLDSRQVQQEETKKLALLHGGLREELLTPLKRSHNTESQLQAATSSSYDSGVGGLSSTSQFANHSESSQLDRSRWADPDCVSLHASGDVQFSIWVSFFEIYNEQIYDLLEPALPGPNRKRQTLRLCEDPSGNPYVKDLNWIHVQDADEAWKLLKLGQKNQSFASTHLNQNSSRSHSIFSIRILHLTGGSSEMIPKISELSLCDLAGSERCKDQKSGDRMKEANNINTSLHTLGRCIAALRQNQQSKLKLVVVPFRDSKLTRVFQGFFTGRGRSSMIVNISQCASMYDETLHVAKFSALASQLVQAPAKVVLPSIQSIMREHRRLSQSSEAGPKQEIESDEEGGDEADVSLYNKEDLLRVVEAARELLVQERREKLHLEMQLREEICNEMVEHLQQKEQWCSQHVDAQKELLEELYEDKLSNLKESLTDYYQEEIRERDEKIEELEAALQGARVQLENLEMKQQDAGQEGLRRSKRVAASATSMQQELLEAKANLEQCQSELRTTTAELRKYQRLVEPPPSAKPITADVDKKLEDGQKNVRLLRSELHKLEECLQSAERACCHSTSAGKLRETLCTCEEILARQDQTLAELQNNMMLVKLDLRKKAACIAEQYHTVQKLQAPPTSTLKKRFCANRENLQPSQPPGKKLFLRNFLPCSPARTGVAESGPYGCILRARGTPAHKTLPSGKKY, from the exons ATGGCGCAGGCCGCGCTGTCGCCGCTCGCTCCCGCGCTGTTCTCGGACGAGGAGGCCGCGTCGTCCCCGGTGCTCGAGTCTACGGCGGCCGAGCTGGGCCGGGCCGCGCGCCGGGACCTGCTCTCCGACTTCTCCGCCATCTGGCCCGCCGCGGCGGGCGGCCCGCAG GCGGACCCCGAGGACGGTGCCAGGCTGAGGGTGCACCTGCGGGTCCGGCCTCTGACGCCGGCCGAGCTGGAGAAGCGGGAGGACCAG GGCTGCGTCTGCATCGAGAGCCCGGAGACGCTGCTCCTGCGGGCGCCCGCGGACTCCTTCGCCATGCGCAGCACGGAGCGCGGCGTGGGCCAGGCGGCGCACAGGTTCACCTTCACGCAG ATCTTCGGCCCAGACGTCGGACAAAAGACGTTCTTTGACGCGACCATGAAGGAGCTGGTGCAGGATGTGCTGAACGGGCAAAACTGGCTGGTTTATACCTATGGCATCACCAACTCGGGGAAGACTCACACCATCCAGG GGAGCAGCAAGGACGGTGGGATTCTGCCCCGCTCCCTAGCACTCATCTTCAATAGCGTGGGAGAGCAGCTCTACCGAGCCATGGATCTCAAGCCCTCGCTCTCCAGCGAGGTGGCCTGGCTAGACAGCCGGCAGGTTCAACAAGAAGAGACCAAGAAGCTGGCCTTGCTGCACGGGGGATTACGGGAG GAGCTGCTGACTCCACTGAAGAGGAGCCACAACACCGagtcccagctccaggctgccactagcagcagttATGACAGTGGAGTGGGTGGCCTCTCGTCTACCAGCCAATTTGCCAACCACTCCGAGAGCAGCCAGCTGGACA GGTCTCGCTGGGCTGATCCAGACTGTGTCTCGCTCCATGCCTCGGGAGACGTGCAGTTCTCCATATGGGTCTCCTTTTTTGAGATTTACAACGAACAGATCTACGACTTGCTAGAGCCGGCTCTGCCTGGCCCGAACCGCAAGAGGCAGACGCTGCGGCTGTGTGAAGACCCGAGCGGCAATCCCTATGTCaaag ATCTGAACTGGATCCACGTCCAAGATGCCGACGAGGCCTGGAAGCTCCTGAAGCTGGGTCAGAAAAACCAGAGCTTTGCCAGCACTCACCTGAACCAGAACTCCAGCCgcag TCACAGCATCTTCTCCATCCGGATTCTTCACCTAACAGGGGGCAGCAGTGAGATGATCCCCAAAATCAGCGA ACTGTCCCTGTGTGACCTTGCTGGCTCAGAGCGTTGCAAGGACCAGAAGAGCGGGGACCGAATGAAGGAGGCAAACAACATCAACACCTCTCTGCACACGCTAGGCCGCTGCATTGCTGCCCTGCGCCAGAACCAGCAGTCCAA GCTGAAGCTGGTTGTGGTTCCCTTCCGGGACAGCAAGCTGACCCGTGTGTTCCAGGGATTCTTCACAGGGCGTGGGCGCTCCTCCATGATCGTCAACATTAGCCAGTGTGCGTCCATGTATGATGAAACCCTGCATGTGGCCAAGTTCTCAGCACTCGCCAGCCAG CTTGTTCAAGCTCCTGCAAAAGTGGTTCTCCCATCCATCCAGTCCATCATGAGGGAACACAGACGTCTTAGCCAGAGCTCAGAAGCAGGCCCAAAGCAGGAAATAGAATCTGACGAAGAGGGTGGAGATGAAGCAGATGTGTCCTTGTATAACAAGGAG GACTTGCTGCGTGTGGTGGAGGCTGCCCGGGAGCTGCTGGTGCAGGAACGGCGGGAGAAGCTGCACCTGGAAATGCAGCTCCGGGAGGAGATCTGCAATGAGATGGTGGAGCACCTGCAGCAGAAAGAGCAGTGGTGCAG CCAACATGTGGATGCCCAGAAGGAGCTACTGGAGGAGCTGTATGAGGATAAGCTGAGCAATCTGAAGGAGTCACTCACAGACTATTACCAGGAGGAGATCAGG GAACGGGATGAGAAGATTGAAGAGCTGGAGGCTGCTCTGCAGGGGGCAAGGGTGCAGCTGGAGAACCTGGAGATGAAGCAGCAGGATGCTGGGCAAGAGGGCCTGCGCAGGTCAAAGAGAGTGGCAGCATCTGCAACTTCTATGCAACAGGAGCTGCTGGAAGCCAAAGCCAATCTGGAGCAGTGTCAGTCAGAGCTAAGAACCACAACAGCAg AGCTACGCAAGTACcagaggctggtggagccaccACCTTCTGCCAAACCCATCACTGCAGATGTGGACAAGAAGCTGGAGGACGGACAGAAG AACGTGAGGCTGCTGAGATCAGAGTTGCATAAACTCGAGGAGTGTCTGCAGTCAGCAGAAAGAGCATGTTGTCACAGCACAAGTGCAGGGAAGCTTCGTGAGACCCTTTGCACTTGTGAAGAGATCCTGGCTAGACAG GACCAGACgctggcagagctgcagaacAACATGATGCTGGTCAAGCTGGATCTACGGAAGAAAGCAGCCTGCATTGCTGAACAGTATCATACTGTGCAGAAGCTCCAGGCCCCTCCGACATCCACCTTGAAGAAGCGCTTCTGTGCCAACCgagagaacctgcagccaagCCAGCCTCCTGGCAAAAAGCTTTTCCTGCGCAacttcctgccctgctcacctGCCCGTACAGGGGTGGCTGAGAGCGGCCCCTACGGCTGCATCCTGCGAGCCCGTGGAACACCAGCACACAAGACCCTGCCCTCTGGTAAGAAGTACTGA
- the KIF20A gene encoding kinesin-like protein KIF20A isoform X2, which produces MAQAALSPLAPALFSDEEAASSPVLESTAAELGRAARRDLLSDFSAIWPAAAGGPQADPEDGARLRVHLRVRPLTPAELEKREDQGCVCIESPETLLLRAPADSFAMRSTERGVGQAAHRFTFTQIFGPDVGQKTFFDATMKELVQDVLNGQNWLVYTYGITNSGKTHTIQGSSKDGGILPRSLALIFNSVGEQLYRAMDLKPSLSSEVAWLDSRQVQQEETKKLALLHGGLREELLTPLKRSHNTESQLQAATSSSYDSGVGGLSSTSQFANHSESSQLDRSRWADPDCVSLHASGDVQFSIWVSFFEIYNEQIYDLLEPALPGPNRKRQTLRLCEDPSGNPYVKDLNWIHVQDADEAWKLLKLGQKNQSFASTHLNQNSSRSHSIFSIRILHLTGGSSEMIPKISELSLCDLAGSERCKDQKSGDRMKEANNINTSLHTLGRCIAALRQNQQSKLKLVVVPFRDSKLTRVFQGFFTGRGRSSMIVNISQCASMYDETLHVAKFSALASQLVQAPAKVVLPSIQSIMREHRRLSQSSEAGPKQEIESDEEGGDEADVSLYNKEDLLRVVEAARELLVQERREKLHLEMQLREEICNEMVEHLQQKEQWCSQHVDAQKELLEELYEDKLSNLKESLTDYYQEEIRERDEKIEELEAALQGARVQLENLEMKQQDAGQEGLRRSKRVAASATSMQQELLEAKANLEQCQSELRTTTAELRKYQRLVEPPPSAKPITADVDKKLEDGQKNVRLLRSELHKLEECLQSAERACCHSTSAGKLRETLCTCEEILARQDQTLAELQNNMMLVKLDLRKKAACIAEQYHTVQKLQAPPTSTLKKRFCANRENLQPSQPPGKKLFLRNFLPCSPARTGVAESGPYGCILRARGTPAHKTLPSGENKLLRQTAD; this is translated from the exons ATGGCGCAGGCCGCGCTGTCGCCGCTCGCTCCCGCGCTGTTCTCGGACGAGGAGGCCGCGTCGTCCCCGGTGCTCGAGTCTACGGCGGCCGAGCTGGGCCGGGCCGCGCGCCGGGACCTGCTCTCCGACTTCTCCGCCATCTGGCCCGCCGCGGCGGGCGGCCCGCAG GCGGACCCCGAGGACGGTGCCAGGCTGAGGGTGCACCTGCGGGTCCGGCCTCTGACGCCGGCCGAGCTGGAGAAGCGGGAGGACCAG GGCTGCGTCTGCATCGAGAGCCCGGAGACGCTGCTCCTGCGGGCGCCCGCGGACTCCTTCGCCATGCGCAGCACGGAGCGCGGCGTGGGCCAGGCGGCGCACAGGTTCACCTTCACGCAG ATCTTCGGCCCAGACGTCGGACAAAAGACGTTCTTTGACGCGACCATGAAGGAGCTGGTGCAGGATGTGCTGAACGGGCAAAACTGGCTGGTTTATACCTATGGCATCACCAACTCGGGGAAGACTCACACCATCCAGG GGAGCAGCAAGGACGGTGGGATTCTGCCCCGCTCCCTAGCACTCATCTTCAATAGCGTGGGAGAGCAGCTCTACCGAGCCATGGATCTCAAGCCCTCGCTCTCCAGCGAGGTGGCCTGGCTAGACAGCCGGCAGGTTCAACAAGAAGAGACCAAGAAGCTGGCCTTGCTGCACGGGGGATTACGGGAG GAGCTGCTGACTCCACTGAAGAGGAGCCACAACACCGagtcccagctccaggctgccactagcagcagttATGACAGTGGAGTGGGTGGCCTCTCGTCTACCAGCCAATTTGCCAACCACTCCGAGAGCAGCCAGCTGGACA GGTCTCGCTGGGCTGATCCAGACTGTGTCTCGCTCCATGCCTCGGGAGACGTGCAGTTCTCCATATGGGTCTCCTTTTTTGAGATTTACAACGAACAGATCTACGACTTGCTAGAGCCGGCTCTGCCTGGCCCGAACCGCAAGAGGCAGACGCTGCGGCTGTGTGAAGACCCGAGCGGCAATCCCTATGTCaaag ATCTGAACTGGATCCACGTCCAAGATGCCGACGAGGCCTGGAAGCTCCTGAAGCTGGGTCAGAAAAACCAGAGCTTTGCCAGCACTCACCTGAACCAGAACTCCAGCCgcag TCACAGCATCTTCTCCATCCGGATTCTTCACCTAACAGGGGGCAGCAGTGAGATGATCCCCAAAATCAGCGA ACTGTCCCTGTGTGACCTTGCTGGCTCAGAGCGTTGCAAGGACCAGAAGAGCGGGGACCGAATGAAGGAGGCAAACAACATCAACACCTCTCTGCACACGCTAGGCCGCTGCATTGCTGCCCTGCGCCAGAACCAGCAGTCCAA GCTGAAGCTGGTTGTGGTTCCCTTCCGGGACAGCAAGCTGACCCGTGTGTTCCAGGGATTCTTCACAGGGCGTGGGCGCTCCTCCATGATCGTCAACATTAGCCAGTGTGCGTCCATGTATGATGAAACCCTGCATGTGGCCAAGTTCTCAGCACTCGCCAGCCAG CTTGTTCAAGCTCCTGCAAAAGTGGTTCTCCCATCCATCCAGTCCATCATGAGGGAACACAGACGTCTTAGCCAGAGCTCAGAAGCAGGCCCAAAGCAGGAAATAGAATCTGACGAAGAGGGTGGAGATGAAGCAGATGTGTCCTTGTATAACAAGGAG GACTTGCTGCGTGTGGTGGAGGCTGCCCGGGAGCTGCTGGTGCAGGAACGGCGGGAGAAGCTGCACCTGGAAATGCAGCTCCGGGAGGAGATCTGCAATGAGATGGTGGAGCACCTGCAGCAGAAAGAGCAGTGGTGCAG CCAACATGTGGATGCCCAGAAGGAGCTACTGGAGGAGCTGTATGAGGATAAGCTGAGCAATCTGAAGGAGTCACTCACAGACTATTACCAGGAGGAGATCAGG GAACGGGATGAGAAGATTGAAGAGCTGGAGGCTGCTCTGCAGGGGGCAAGGGTGCAGCTGGAGAACCTGGAGATGAAGCAGCAGGATGCTGGGCAAGAGGGCCTGCGCAGGTCAAAGAGAGTGGCAGCATCTGCAACTTCTATGCAACAGGAGCTGCTGGAAGCCAAAGCCAATCTGGAGCAGTGTCAGTCAGAGCTAAGAACCACAACAGCAg AGCTACGCAAGTACcagaggctggtggagccaccACCTTCTGCCAAACCCATCACTGCAGATGTGGACAAGAAGCTGGAGGACGGACAGAAG AACGTGAGGCTGCTGAGATCAGAGTTGCATAAACTCGAGGAGTGTCTGCAGTCAGCAGAAAGAGCATGTTGTCACAGCACAAGTGCAGGGAAGCTTCGTGAGACCCTTTGCACTTGTGAAGAGATCCTGGCTAGACAG GACCAGACgctggcagagctgcagaacAACATGATGCTGGTCAAGCTGGATCTACGGAAGAAAGCAGCCTGCATTGCTGAACAGTATCATACTGTGCAGAAGCTCCAGGCCCCTCCGACATCCACCTTGAAGAAGCGCTTCTGTGCCAACCgagagaacctgcagccaagCCAGCCTCCTGGCAAAAAGCTTTTCCTGCGCAacttcctgccctgctcacctGCCCGTACAGGGGTGGCTGAGAGCGGCCCCTACGGCTGCATCCTGCGAGCCCGTGGAACACCAGCACACAAGACCCTGCCCTCTG GTGAGAACAAGCTCCTGAGACAAACAGCTGACTAA
- the KIF20A gene encoding kinesin-like protein KIF20A isoform X3, whose amino-acid sequence MAQAALSPLAPALFSDEEAASSPVLESTAAELGRAARRDLLSDFSAIWPAAAGGPQADPEDGARLRVHLRVRPLTPAELEKREDQGCVCIESPETLLLRAPADSFAMRSTERGVGQAAHRFTFTQIFGPDVGQKTFFDATMKELVQDVLNGQNWLVYTYGITNSGKTHTIQGSSKDGGILPRSLALIFNSVGEQLYRAMDLKPSLSSEVAWLDSRQVQQEETKKLALLHGGLREELLTPLKRSHNTESQLQAATSSSYDSGVGGLSSTSQFANHSESSQLDRSRWADPDCVSLHASGDVQFSIWVSFFEIYNEQIYDLLEPALPGPNRKRQTLRLCEDPSGNPYVKDLNWIHVQDADEAWKLLKLGQKNQSFASTHLNQNSSRSHSIFSIRILHLTGGSSEMIPKISELSLCDLAGSERCKDQKSGDRMKEANNINTSLHTLGRCIAALRQNQQSKLKLVVVPFRDSKLTRVFQGFFTGRGRSSMIVNISQCASMYDETLHVAKFSALASQLVQAPAKVVLPSIQSIMREHRRLSQSSEAGPKQEIESDEEGGDEADVSLYNKEDLLRVVEAARELLVQERREKLHLEMQLREEICNEMVEHLQQKEQWCSQHVDAQKELLEELYEDKLSNLKESLTDYYQEEIRERDEKIEELEAALQGARVQLENLEMKQQDAGQEGLRRSKRVAASATSMQQELLEAKANLEQCQSELRTTTAELRKYQRLVEPPPSAKPITADVDKKLEDGQKNVRLLRSELHKLEECLQSAERACCHSTSAGKLRETLCTCEEILARQDQTLAELQNNMMLVKLDLRKKAACIAEQYHTVQKLQAPPTSTLKKRFCANRENLQPSQPPGKKLFLRNFLPCSPARTGVAESGPYGCILRARGTPAHKTLPSGQRKMVP is encoded by the exons ATGGCGCAGGCCGCGCTGTCGCCGCTCGCTCCCGCGCTGTTCTCGGACGAGGAGGCCGCGTCGTCCCCGGTGCTCGAGTCTACGGCGGCCGAGCTGGGCCGGGCCGCGCGCCGGGACCTGCTCTCCGACTTCTCCGCCATCTGGCCCGCCGCGGCGGGCGGCCCGCAG GCGGACCCCGAGGACGGTGCCAGGCTGAGGGTGCACCTGCGGGTCCGGCCTCTGACGCCGGCCGAGCTGGAGAAGCGGGAGGACCAG GGCTGCGTCTGCATCGAGAGCCCGGAGACGCTGCTCCTGCGGGCGCCCGCGGACTCCTTCGCCATGCGCAGCACGGAGCGCGGCGTGGGCCAGGCGGCGCACAGGTTCACCTTCACGCAG ATCTTCGGCCCAGACGTCGGACAAAAGACGTTCTTTGACGCGACCATGAAGGAGCTGGTGCAGGATGTGCTGAACGGGCAAAACTGGCTGGTTTATACCTATGGCATCACCAACTCGGGGAAGACTCACACCATCCAGG GGAGCAGCAAGGACGGTGGGATTCTGCCCCGCTCCCTAGCACTCATCTTCAATAGCGTGGGAGAGCAGCTCTACCGAGCCATGGATCTCAAGCCCTCGCTCTCCAGCGAGGTGGCCTGGCTAGACAGCCGGCAGGTTCAACAAGAAGAGACCAAGAAGCTGGCCTTGCTGCACGGGGGATTACGGGAG GAGCTGCTGACTCCACTGAAGAGGAGCCACAACACCGagtcccagctccaggctgccactagcagcagttATGACAGTGGAGTGGGTGGCCTCTCGTCTACCAGCCAATTTGCCAACCACTCCGAGAGCAGCCAGCTGGACA GGTCTCGCTGGGCTGATCCAGACTGTGTCTCGCTCCATGCCTCGGGAGACGTGCAGTTCTCCATATGGGTCTCCTTTTTTGAGATTTACAACGAACAGATCTACGACTTGCTAGAGCCGGCTCTGCCTGGCCCGAACCGCAAGAGGCAGACGCTGCGGCTGTGTGAAGACCCGAGCGGCAATCCCTATGTCaaag ATCTGAACTGGATCCACGTCCAAGATGCCGACGAGGCCTGGAAGCTCCTGAAGCTGGGTCAGAAAAACCAGAGCTTTGCCAGCACTCACCTGAACCAGAACTCCAGCCgcag TCACAGCATCTTCTCCATCCGGATTCTTCACCTAACAGGGGGCAGCAGTGAGATGATCCCCAAAATCAGCGA ACTGTCCCTGTGTGACCTTGCTGGCTCAGAGCGTTGCAAGGACCAGAAGAGCGGGGACCGAATGAAGGAGGCAAACAACATCAACACCTCTCTGCACACGCTAGGCCGCTGCATTGCTGCCCTGCGCCAGAACCAGCAGTCCAA GCTGAAGCTGGTTGTGGTTCCCTTCCGGGACAGCAAGCTGACCCGTGTGTTCCAGGGATTCTTCACAGGGCGTGGGCGCTCCTCCATGATCGTCAACATTAGCCAGTGTGCGTCCATGTATGATGAAACCCTGCATGTGGCCAAGTTCTCAGCACTCGCCAGCCAG CTTGTTCAAGCTCCTGCAAAAGTGGTTCTCCCATCCATCCAGTCCATCATGAGGGAACACAGACGTCTTAGCCAGAGCTCAGAAGCAGGCCCAAAGCAGGAAATAGAATCTGACGAAGAGGGTGGAGATGAAGCAGATGTGTCCTTGTATAACAAGGAG GACTTGCTGCGTGTGGTGGAGGCTGCCCGGGAGCTGCTGGTGCAGGAACGGCGGGAGAAGCTGCACCTGGAAATGCAGCTCCGGGAGGAGATCTGCAATGAGATGGTGGAGCACCTGCAGCAGAAAGAGCAGTGGTGCAG CCAACATGTGGATGCCCAGAAGGAGCTACTGGAGGAGCTGTATGAGGATAAGCTGAGCAATCTGAAGGAGTCACTCACAGACTATTACCAGGAGGAGATCAGG GAACGGGATGAGAAGATTGAAGAGCTGGAGGCTGCTCTGCAGGGGGCAAGGGTGCAGCTGGAGAACCTGGAGATGAAGCAGCAGGATGCTGGGCAAGAGGGCCTGCGCAGGTCAAAGAGAGTGGCAGCATCTGCAACTTCTATGCAACAGGAGCTGCTGGAAGCCAAAGCCAATCTGGAGCAGTGTCAGTCAGAGCTAAGAACCACAACAGCAg AGCTACGCAAGTACcagaggctggtggagccaccACCTTCTGCCAAACCCATCACTGCAGATGTGGACAAGAAGCTGGAGGACGGACAGAAG AACGTGAGGCTGCTGAGATCAGAGTTGCATAAACTCGAGGAGTGTCTGCAGTCAGCAGAAAGAGCATGTTGTCACAGCACAAGTGCAGGGAAGCTTCGTGAGACCCTTTGCACTTGTGAAGAGATCCTGGCTAGACAG GACCAGACgctggcagagctgcagaacAACATGATGCTGGTCAAGCTGGATCTACGGAAGAAAGCAGCCTGCATTGCTGAACAGTATCATACTGTGCAGAAGCTCCAGGCCCCTCCGACATCCACCTTGAAGAAGCGCTTCTGTGCCAACCgagagaacctgcagccaagCCAGCCTCCTGGCAAAAAGCTTTTCCTGCGCAacttcctgccctgctcacctGCCCGTACAGGGGTGGCTGAGAGCGGCCCCTACGGCTGCATCCTGCGAGCCCGTGGAACACCAGCACACAAGACCCTGCCCTCTG GACAAAGGAAAATGGTGCCATGA